One stretch of Helicobacter jaachi DNA includes these proteins:
- the lptA gene encoding lipopolysaccharide transport periplasmic protein LptA: MRKICLILWLCVGALGVEEKLEVSAKSFQSDLKKGVTELNGEVVVVKGGDKLWADKVIIQTDKKNQPQKYTAIGNVRFHTKMPDKEMKGKAAKAIYDALKDEYQLIDNAIIEEVGKQNTIKGNIIVFNPKTQEAFIKGSNQKPGMITFIMESKDKTSE; this comes from the coding sequence ATGCGCAAAATATGCTTGATATTATGGCTATGTGTAGGTGCTTTGGGAGTAGAAGAAAAGCTTGAAGTGAGTGCAAAAAGCTTCCAAAGTGATTTAAAAAAGGGCGTTACAGAGCTTAATGGTGAAGTGGTGGTGGTTAAGGGCGGGGATAAACTATGGGCAGATAAGGTCATTATCCAAACAGATAAAAAAAATCAGCCGCAAAAATACACCGCCATAGGCAATGTGAGATTTCACACCAAAATGCCCGACAAAGAAATGAAAGGCAAGGCAGCAAAGGCTATTTATGATGCGCTTAAAGATGAGTATCAGCTCATTGATAATGCCATTATCGAGGAAGTAGGCAAGCAAAATACCATTAAAGGCAATATTATTGTGTTTAATCCAAAAACTCAAGAGGCTTTCATTAAAGGCTCTAACCAAAAGCCGGGCATGATTACTTTCATTATGGAATCTAAAGACAAAACCAGTGAGTAA